From a region of the Mycosarcoma maydis chromosome 7, whole genome shotgun sequence genome:
- a CDS encoding uncharacterized protein (related to TAF5 - TFIID and SAGA subunit) produces MPASTAATSLAADEKTASKDKDKKASDSAIQTPKDATTPLPSTSGATASATPAHETSVGSVFSNPDMTAAVLAYLQKRGFDRVEAAFKAELDALASGATAEQAAAAADVLGRAPTVGLEDLAAKNAPRTPADKDKEKDKDSDKDKDKDKDKDKDKDKDKDSDKDKDKEAVDGPNKDKAAAAAAETDLTFAEDGDVSAAATQALLLDPTDRARGFAMLKSWCHGSLDIYQPELLPILLPLFVHSFLDLVLMGHGPAASALYTAHAPSFFPTHTALLSQIRSLALPSHIQSDPLAQRFRSERYVVKMSSTVFSLLLGWLTDGGGPVSSASNAIEEAEGPARRGREAMLKIINERCRIQVLAAQPYQIDAAVLEEGTGLTGAGPTYSSVTAGASGRSRIHSALAKNAVSEGDALAEFNAKAAGPQLKLHPTVPLTERLETEVQKELQEVERREKETVAAVQAEEEKNKDAAEASSATIASVGATQDGGETAKTAAAQQQDGDTTMQDATSTADAGEDGGDAASRARTASVHPSELPSSARETAPPASAAEANSVSGGTSSGPDFSVGLLAASVSDLPPQAPTFRTVDVKREVQRVRDARKRIRLDPSLLYGSSATLSAFTSGVRDPAINAMGEQGANAARVAALPSVCAYTFHDADDGITCSTFSDDITLMAAGFEESFVQVWSLKGEKLRAIRGNPNLSSIRDSRTLAKQREAEGYSTRRLIGHSGAVYGVDFDPVGGSASAPRHVLSCSADSTARLWSLDTYSALVSYRGHQHPVWDVKWSPIGTYFATASADKTARLWSTERINPLRMYAGHLSDVDCLTFHPNSLYLATGSSDRSCRLWDVQRGACVRLFVGHQSPISCLRISPDGRYLASAAAGNGTASQFAGVDGIDPTSQGGSINDVSISLWDLASGRRIKKMWGHSERIYSMDFSADGSLLVTGSADRSVRCWDVRAVGGNRKVATKGSLEAQQISDAAALGVQTAAATTQAQLSSAGLTNAAIAAGQINAADMVNSSADCVATFHTKRTPVLDVHFTPRNLCLVAGVFED; encoded by the coding sequence CGCCACACCTGCCCACGAGACTTCCGTCGGTAGTGTTTTTAGCAACCCGGACATGAcagctgctgtgctcgcTTACCTCCAGAAGCGCGGATTCGACCGTGTTGAGGCGGCTTTCAAGGCGGAGCTCGACGCGTTGGCTTCCGGTGCCACAGCTGAGcaagcggctgctgccgctgacGTACTGGGTCGCGCACCCACCGTGGGACTCGAAGAcctcgctgccaagaacGCGCCACGTACACCAgccgacaaggacaaggagaaggacaaggacagtgacaaggacaaggacaaggacaaggacaaggacaaggacaaggacaaggacaaggacagtgacaaggacaaggacaaggaagCCGTCGATGGTCCGAACAAGGAcaaagctgcagctgcggctgccGAAACCGACCTCACCTTTGCTGAAGATGGAGACGTCTCAGCGGCTGCAACCCAAGCCCTCCTTCTTGACCCAACAGATCGCGCAAGAGGGTTTGCCATGCTAAAGTCATGGTGCCACGGCAGTCTCGACATCTATCAGCCCGAGCTGCTGCCCATCTTGCTTCCACTCTTTGTGCACTCGTTCCTGGATCTTGTCTTGATGGGACACGGACCTGCCGCCTCGGCACTCTACACAGCACACGCCCCATCCTTTTTTCCGACGCACACTGCGCTACTGTCCCAGATCCGCTCGCTGGCACTTCCATCACACATCCAGTCGGATCCACTCGCACAGCGCTTTCGATCCGAGCGCTACGTCGTCAAGATGTCCAGCACGGTCTTCAGCCTGTTGCTCGGCTGGTTGACCGACGGCGGCGGGCCCGTTTCCAGCGCTTCCAACGCGATCGAGGAGGCAGAAGGTCCAGCAAGACGTGGTAGAGAGGCCATGCTCAAGATCATCAACGAGCGATGCCGAATCCAGGTGCTGGCTGCTCAGCCTTACCAGATTGATGCCGCCGTGCTGGAAGAAGGTACCGGTCTCACTGGCGCCGGGCCCACTTACTCTAGTGTTACGGCGGGCGCATCTGGACGAAGCCGTATCCATTCCGCCCTGGCAAAGAATGCGGTGTCGGAaggcgatgcgctcgcaGAATTCAACGCAAAGGCGGCTGGACCTCAGCTCAAGCTTCATCCAACAGTGCCGTTAACCGAGAgactcgagaccgaggtgCAAAAGGAGCTGCAGGAGGTGGAGCGACGTGAAAAGGAGACAGTGGCTGCAGTGCAAGCCGAAGAGGAAAAGAAcaaagatgctgctgaagcgTCCAGCGCGACCATTGCCAGTGTTGGTGCAACACAAGATGGCGGAGAAACGGCCAAAACAGCggctgcgcagcagcaagatggGGATACGACGATGCAGGATGCCACATCCACGGCCGATGCGGGCGAAGATGGGGGAGATGCGGCTTCCAGGGCGAGGACGGCGTCTGTTCATCCATCTGAACTGCCCTCCTCTGCTAGGGAAACAGCCCCTCCGGCAAGCGCAGCCGAAGCGAACTCGGTAAGCGGTGGCACCTCGTCGGGTCCGGACTTCTCAGTGGGACTGCTTGCAGCCAGTGTCAGCGATCTGCCACCACAAGCGCCGACGTTTCGCACCGTCGACGTCAAGCGGGAGGTGCAGCGCGTTCGTGATGCGCGCAAACgcatccgcctcgatccATCTTTGCTTTACGGCTCCTCCGCCACATTGTCCGCTTTCACGTCGGGCGTGCGTGACCCCGCCATCAACGCGATGGGTGAGCAGGGCGCCAATGCAGCGCGGGTGGCCGCGCTACCTTCGGTCTGCGCCTATACATTCCacgatgcagacgacgGTATCACGTGCTCCACCTTCTCTGACGACATTACGCTCATGGCAGCCGGTTTCGAAGAGTCTTTTGTGCAGGTGTGGTCGCTCAAAGGCGAAAAGCTGCGCGCGATTCGGGGCAACCCGAATCTGTCATCGATTCGAGACAGCCGCACGCTGGCAAAGCAACGCGAAGCTGAAGGATACTCTACGCGTCGGCTGATCGGACACTCTGGTGCCGTCTACGGTGTTGATTTCGATCCTGTGGGAGGCTCGGCTAGCGCACCTCGACATGTGctcagctgctcggcgGATTCCACGGCTCGTCTGTGGAGTCTGGATACGTACAGTGCACTGGTCTCGTACCGTGGTCACCAACACCCTGTGTGGGATGTGAAGTGGTCGCCGATCGGAACCTACTTTGCCACCGCGAGCGCGGACAAGACGGCTCGGCTGTGGAGCACGGAACGCATCAACCCACTGCGCATGTATGCCGGTCATCTGTCGGACGTGGACTGTCTGACGTTCCATCCGAACTCTCTCTACCTCGCCACGGGCTCTTCCGATCGAAGCTGTCGTCTGTGGGACGTTCAGCGCGGAGCGTGCGTTCGACTGTTCGTCGGGCATCAATCGCCGATCTCGTGTCTTCGAATCAGTCCGGATGGTCGATACCTCgcatcggcagctgccGGCAATGGAACCGCATCGCAGTTCGCTGGGGTGGACGGGATCGATCCCACTTCGCAAGGTGGTAGCATCAACGATGTTTCCATCTCGCTGTGGGATTTGGCATCTGGTCGGAGGATCAAGAAGATGTGGGGACACAGTGAGCGGATTTACTCGATGGATTTTTCGGCCGATGGATCGCTGCTTGTCACCGGGTCGGCGGATCGTAGCGTAAGGTGCTGGGATGTTCGTGCGGTGGGTGGTAATCGAAAGGTGGCTACCAAGGGTTCTTTAGAAGCACAGCAGATCAGCGATGCAGCCGCATTGGGCGTTCAGACAGCGGCAGCCACCACACAAGCACAGCTCTCGTCAGCGGGCTTGACAAATGCCGCCATTGCTGCAGGCCAGATCAACGCCGCCGATATGGTGAACAGTAGCGCCGATTGCGTGGCTACCTTCCATACCAAGCGAACTCCCGTGTTGGACGTCCATTTCACCCCGAGAAATCTCTGCCTCGTTGCTGGCGTCTTTGAGGATTGA
- a CDS encoding putative type 1 serine/threonine-protein phosphatase catalytic subunit GLC7 — protein MADNTTLEVDLDNVIDRLLEVRGSRPGKPVHLEEYEIKYLCLKARDIFINQPILLELEAPIKICGDIHGQYYDLLRLFEYGGFPPEANYLFLGDYVDRGKQSLETICLLLAYKIKYPENFFILRGNHECASINRIYGFYDECKRRFNIKLWKTFTDCFNCLPIAAIIDEKIFTMHGGLSPDLQSMEQIRRVMRPTDVPDTGLLCDLLWSDPDKDISGWSENDRGVSFTFGPDVVSRFLQKHDMDLICRAHQVVEDGYEFFAKRQLVTLFSAPNYCGEFDNAGAMMSVDETLLCSFQILKPAEKKQKYAYGGINMGRPVTPPRKQKKKSDGK, from the coding sequence ATGGCCGACAACACCACCCTCGAGGTGGACCTCGACAATGTTATCGACCGTCTCCTAGAGGTTCGAGGCTCGCGTCCTGGCAAGCCCGTCCATCTGGAAGAGTACGAAATCAAGTACCTCTGCTTAAAGGCGAGGGACATTTTCATCAACCAGCCCAtccttctcgagcttgaggcACCCATCAAGATCTGTGGTGACATCCACGGCCAGTACTACGATTTGTTACGCTTGTTCGAATACGGTGGCTTCCCGCCCGAGGCGAATTACCTCTTCCTGGGAGACTATGTTGACCGTGGTAAGCAGTCGCTTGAGACCATCTGCCTCTTGCTCGCATACAAGATCAAGTACCCGGAAAACTTTTTTATCCTGCGCGGCAACCACGAGTGCGCCAGCATTAACCGAATCTATGGCTTCTACGATGAGTGCAAACGTCGCTTCAACATCAAGCTCTGGAAGACATTTACCGACTGCTTCAACTGCCTCCCCATCGCTGCGATCATTGATGAGAAGATCTTCACCATGCACGGTGGCCTTTCGCCCGACCTGCAGAGTATGGAGCAGATCCGCCGCGTCATGCGTCCCACCGACGTGCCAGACACCGGTCTGCTTTGCGACTTGCTCTGGTCGGATCCCGACAAGGACATCTCGGGTTGGTCCGAAAACGATCGTGGTGTCTCGTTCACATTTGGCCCAGACGTAGTCTCGCGGTTCCTGCAAAAACATGACATGGATCTCATCTGCCGAGCGCATCAGGTTGTCGAAGACGGTTACGAATTTTTCGCAAAGCGGCAATTGGTCACGCTGTTCTCCGCGCCCAATTATTGTGGAGAGTTTGACAATGCAGGTGCCATGATGAGCGTCGATGAGACGCTTCTCTGTTCCTTCCAGATCCTCAAACCAGcggagaagaagcaaaagTACGCGTATGGCGGTATCAACATGGGCCGCCCCGTGACGCCACCTAGGAAGCAAAAGAAGAAGTCCGATGGCAAGTGA